From Mesotoga infera, a single genomic window includes:
- a CDS encoding serine protease → MFSEAFRIASQFTRPVVVLTRSGVGKVNATCGTFMILNREGWIITVAHLWQSYFMYRQQQAEQDIEPEKKIENHSFWWGGDGKVLKDIKPFPEFDLIVGRLDPFDLEEVFEYPVFVTVDELKIGTSLCRVGYPFSRIRASFDEKNSRFIMDGNSLPHLYPIEGIYTRTVSASAFKGAKKTTKFIETSSPGLLGQSGGPILDTKGRVWGIQSRTVHLPLGFSPKLKRGGKEIEENQFLNAGWGVHVEKIREVLHQINNPK, encoded by the coding sequence GTGTTTTCGGAAGCGTTTAGAATTGCAAGTCAGTTCACAAGACCGGTTGTGGTCTTGACGAGAAGTGGTGTTGGGAAGGTAAACGCAACTTGTGGAACATTTATGATACTCAACAGAGAAGGCTGGATAATCACCGTCGCACACCTTTGGCAATCGTACTTCATGTATAGACAACAGCAGGCAGAGCAGGATATTGAGCCAGAAAAGAAGATAGAGAATCATTCGTTCTGGTGGGGTGGAGATGGAAAGGTTCTAAAGGATATCAAACCCTTTCCTGAATTTGATCTGATCGTTGGAAGGCTTGACCCATTTGATCTAGAAGAGGTTTTCGAATATCCCGTTTTTGTGACAGTAGATGAACTGAAGATAGGGACCAGTCTTTGCAGGGTTGGTTATCCTTTCTCCAGAATACGCGCTTCTTTTGACGAGAAGAACTCTAGGTTCATTATGGATGGAAATAGTCTTCCGCACCTCTATCCTATAGAAGGGATCTATACGAGAACTGTTTCTGCTTCGGCTTTCAAGGGGGCAAAGAAGACCACAAAGTTTATCGAGACTTCATCACCAGGTCTGTTGGGACAGAGTGGAGGACCTATACTCGATACGAAAGGAAGAGTTTGGGGAATTCAAAGCCGGACCGTACACCTGCCGCTGGGCTTCAGCCCGAAACTGAAAAGAGGCGGAAAGGAAATTGAAGAAAACCAGTTTCTCAACGCCGGTTGGGGAGTTCACGTAGAAAAGATCAGGGAGGTCCTGCACCAAATCAATAACCCCAAGTAA